The stretch of DNA TTGAGGTGCCGATGGCGCAACGGCTCGTCCTCGAGGAACGGCGTGGTCGCCGGGCCGCGGTCCTCCCACTCCGCCACTTCGGTGGGGAGGTGGTGGTGGTACATGAGCGACATCGGCCCCGAGAATCCGCGCGTGCTGAACAGCTGTTCGGTGAACAGGGTGCCGTCGGGCTTGCGGTACAACGTGTGGCGGGTCCGGGGCACTTTGCCGAGGCAAACGTATCTGGGCATCGTGGCCTCATTGTACTGAGTGGTCCCGCAATCTCGCCGGTGGCAACTTTGCGGGAAATCGGAGGAAAAACACGCAATGTTGCCTGGGGACCCTAAAGAACCTGAGGGAATCGACCGTTCTTATCAATGAAGGCGGAGAACGCCTGTGGCAGAAAAAGGCACGGTCGGGGCGACCCGAACCACGCAAAGCCTAGGATCTCGCAATTGAGCGAGACAGCCGGGATGCCTGTCTGGAAAGAGCCGATATGCGAATTTCAGACACCGAAGTGAAGAAGATCCTCTCGGGGAGCGATCCCCTCGTCCAGGAGATCGAAGAGATCTCCCTCGATGGCGCGCGCAACGGGCGCGACAAGGAGCTCATCGACCAGGTCGTCGCCAACGTCGCGGCGATGCCGGATCGGGATGAGGTCGTCGCCGAACTCAAGGCGCGCATCGAGGCGGGCCAGTACAACCCCACTGGGGACGAGATCGCCGACGCGATGATCCGCCGGGCCATCGCGGACCGAGTCCGCTAGGAGCTCGCGACGCCGAACAGCGGATCGTTCGCCAGCGACGCCTGCACGACGCCCACGTACCACTCGCCCGCCTCGTTGGCGGGCCGTTCGTGCCAGTCGTAAAGGTAGTCGGTTCCCAGGTCGACGTCGGGCAGGCGCTTGGGGAGTCCATGCCGGGGCATCCAGAGCTCTCTCACCACCGGGTAGTACTCGGGGGGCAGGGGCGTCTGCATGAGCACGTAGTCGTCGGTCACATCCACGACCAACACCTTGACCAAGTTGTATTCCCAGAGATTGCCTTCGAGTTGGGCCACGTCCGTGTTGCCTCCTTCGCTGGATAGGACGGAGCACGCCCGCAAATGGGAGCGCGGCCCGGGGCTTACTCGCGAATCTTCGGCGGGTCGGGCGCCACTTCGATCGGCTTGCGGAACGCCCCTTCGATCTGGGTCTTGATCACGTCGGCAGGGAGGTCGACCGTGGAGTCGGCGACGACGTGGAACGGGATGAGGACCGTGACGCGGCGGTTGGAAAAGTCGAGCGGCTTGTCGGGCTTGCGCAGCTTGTTGGCGGCGTAACCCCGCACCTGCGAGATCTGCTTGAGGGTGACCCCGCCGCTTTGCAGCGCGCGCTTCATCGCAAGGGCGCGGTCCGTGCTGAGGTTGAGGTTGTCGTAGTTCGCGCCGGCATAGGGCATCGCGTCGGTGTGGCCCTCGACGACCATCGTTCGACCCGACTGGGCCAGCAGCGGAGCGACTTTGGCGATCAGCCTCTTGGCGTCCGGGCGGATGACGGCCTTCCCGGTTTCGAAGAACACGGACCCGCTGGCCTCCATGAACTCGATCCGCAGCCCCTCCTCGGTGATCGACATCTCCATGTTCTTGAACAGGTTGCGCAGACTCGCGTCGGAGCCGATCGCCTCTTCAAGCTTGGTCTCGATCTTCTTGATCTCTTCTTTGTCCGATTTCTCCGCCATGTTCATCGTGTCCCCGCCCTGGCCTTGGCGGGGCGAGGGAGAGCCGGGAATGGCGAACGGGGTGCGCGACTTCGGTGGGTTCTTGATGAAGCCGTTCGGGTCGTTGAAGTAGCCGGCGACCATCGAGCGCGTCTCGTCCGACATGCCCATGATCCACATAACCATGAAGAACGCCATCATCGCCGTCACGAAGTCCGCGTAGGCCACCTTCCACGAGCCGCCGTGGTGCCCATGGCCCTGGACCTTCTTCTTCTTGATGATGATGGGGGTGCCGTCGTTCATCAGGCCGCCTTCTGCTCCTTCACGGAGGTCTCCATCTCGGCGAAGCCCGGCCGCACGCTCGGTTCGATGTTGCGACGCGCGAACTCGACGCAGGTGATCGGGGACTCGCCGCGGGCGAAGCTGAAGAGCGCGAAGCGGATGCAGTTCATGTACGACGACTCTGCCGAGAGGCGAAGCTCGATCGCGCGCGAGATCGGTGCGAACACGCCGTACGCGAGGAGGATGCCGAGGAACGTGCCGACGAGCGCCGCGGCGACCGACTCGCCGATCGCGGCCGCGTCGCCGCCGATCTTGCCCATCGTGATGATGACGCCGAGCACCGCCGCGACGATGCCGAAACCGGGCATCGCATCGCCGACCGTCTGGATCGCCTCCGCGGGGACCCGAGCCTCGTGGTGGGCGGTCTCGAGGTCGATCTCCATCATCTCCGAGAGATCGTGCGGGCCGACCGCACCGGTGAGGATCACCTTCATCGTGTCGCAGAAGAACGCGACCGCGTGGTGGTTGGCCAGGAACGTCGGGAACTCGCTGATGATCGCGCTCTCCTCTGGATTCTCGACGTGCTGCTCAAGCCCCAACAGACCCTCTTTGCGGGCGACGTTGAAGAGCTGGTACATCATTTTGAGGATCTCGAGGTACGCCTCTTTGGTGAACGG from Fimbriimonadaceae bacterium encodes:
- a CDS encoding flagellar biosynthesis anti-sigma factor FlgM, with translation MRISDTEVKKILSGSDPLVQEIEEISLDGARNGRDKELIDQVVANVAAMPDRDEVVAELKARIEAGQYNPTGDEIADAMIRRAIADRVR
- the motA gene encoding flagellar motor stator protein MotA yields the protein MFTIIGIVLVLAATMVGYVMHHGNIAVLIQINEFIILGGCGFGSFLGANGMKNLSSAIKAFTGLLKPDPFTKEAYLEILKMMYQLFNVARKEGLLGLEQHVENPEESAIISEFPTFLANHHAVAFFCDTMKVILTGAVGPHDLSEMMEIDLETAHHEARVPAEAIQTVGDAMPGFGIVAAVLGVIITMGKIGGDAAAIGESVAAALVGTFLGILLAYGVFAPISRAIELRLSAESSYMNCIRFALFSFARGESPITCVEFARRNIEPSVRPGFAEMETSVKEQKAA
- a CDS encoding OmpA family protein is translated as MNDGTPIIIKKKKVQGHGHHGGSWKVAYADFVTAMMAFFMVMWIMGMSDETRSMVAGYFNDPNGFIKNPPKSRTPFAIPGSPSPRQGQGGDTMNMAEKSDKEEIKKIETKLEEAIGSDASLRNLFKNMEMSITEEGLRIEFMEASGSVFFETGKAVIRPDAKRLIAKVAPLLAQSGRTMVVEGHTDAMPYAGANYDNLNLSTDRALAMKRALQSGGVTLKQISQVRGYAANKLRKPDKPLDFSNRRVTVLIPFHVVADSTVDLPADVIKTQIEGAFRKPIEVAPDPPKIRE